From one Brevibacterium sp. 'Marine' genomic stretch:
- a CDS encoding cytochrome P450, producing MPALQPPIALCSRTSWSAASAETTREEQSAMSEQQTAAPDFGFHGEALDNIFDDYETMLESAPVGYSSNYGGFWYIAKSEDIFDAEQDPDTWSVGPSMLLPSFGTHTPLIPIDIDPPAHKAYRKLLLPKFTPMAVGKLEPGMHETAQQLADDVMEAASADPVVNASALFARPMPTIIFSRIAGYPEEDWPQFDRWIDEIIYDRTTDPERAHAAGDELYEYMARLIDDRRKNPGEYDDIMNQLMNSKVDGRELSDDELLSYGYLLFVAGLDTTAWAIRSSLWYLAQNPESQQKLRDNPDLIVTAAEEFLRTLSPVQAMARTALKDTEVQGQPIKAGERAVLVFGAGNRDPQIFDKPNEIDIEREDNRHLAFGGGVHRCLGSNLGRKELVIALEHFLSTVPDFELAEDVPWHGVGPLPLRIKKGQ from the coding sequence TTGCCCGCACTTCAGCCACCCATCGCGCTCTGTTCGAGGACATCGTGGAGCGCGGCATCAGCAGAAACAACACGAGAGGAGCAATCAGCTATGTCTGAACAGCAGACCGCAGCACCGGACTTCGGCTTTCACGGAGAAGCACTGGACAACATCTTCGATGACTACGAAACGATGCTGGAGTCAGCGCCCGTAGGTTACTCGTCCAACTATGGCGGATTCTGGTACATCGCCAAGAGCGAGGACATCTTTGACGCTGAGCAGGACCCCGACACCTGGTCGGTGGGCCCTTCGATGCTGCTCCCTTCCTTCGGAACCCACACACCGTTGATTCCGATCGATATCGATCCCCCGGCTCATAAGGCGTATCGGAAGCTTCTCCTGCCGAAGTTCACACCGATGGCTGTCGGCAAGCTGGAACCCGGCATGCATGAGACTGCGCAGCAGCTTGCTGATGACGTCATGGAAGCCGCTTCGGCTGACCCGGTGGTCAATGCCTCAGCGCTGTTCGCCCGCCCGATGCCGACGATCATCTTCTCCCGAATCGCAGGCTACCCCGAAGAGGACTGGCCGCAATTCGATCGCTGGATCGACGAGATCATCTACGATCGAACTACTGATCCCGAGCGCGCACACGCAGCCGGCGACGAGCTCTACGAATACATGGCTCGCCTGATCGATGATCGCCGGAAGAACCCCGGCGAGTACGACGACATCATGAACCAGTTGATGAACTCGAAAGTCGATGGTCGGGAGCTCTCCGACGATGAGCTCCTCTCCTATGGCTACCTGCTCTTCGTAGCGGGCCTCGACACCACCGCTTGGGCGATTCGCTCCTCGCTGTGGTATCTCGCGCAGAATCCGGAAAGTCAGCAGAAGCTCAGGGACAACCCGGACCTCATCGTTACGGCAGCCGAAGAGTTCCTGCGCACACTCTCGCCTGTCCAGGCGATGGCTCGTACTGCCCTCAAAGACACCGAAGTGCAGGGGCAGCCGATCAAGGCAGGCGAACGGGCCGTACTCGTCTTCGGTGCTGGAAACCGCGACCCCCAGATCTTCGACAAGCCAAACGAGATCGACATCGAACGCGAGGACAACCGGCATCTTGCCTTCGGAGGAGGTGTGCACCGGTGCCTCGGCTCGAACTTGGGACGTAAGGAACTGGTGATCGCTTTGGAGCACTTCCTGTCGACAGTGCCGGACTTCGAACTTGCAGAAGACGTTCCGTGGCATGGGGTCGGTCCCCTGCCCCTGCGTATCAAGAAAGGACAGTGA
- a CDS encoding PAS domain S-box protein yields the protein MSRSSKVEAVDFKLLFESLPDMYIVVRPDRTIVAATDSFLESTGKDRETVLDMDILEAYPDNPDDPEAKGTQILRGSIERVLSSKKTDVLPPVRYDLANREGEFEVRWFQPLNAPAFDDSGEIAYVLHGAVDITEQMEKAD from the coding sequence ATGTCGCGTTCGTCGAAAGTCGAAGCCGTCGACTTCAAGCTGCTTTTCGAGAGTCTGCCCGACATGTACATCGTGGTCCGACCGGACCGCACCATCGTCGCCGCAACCGATTCGTTCTTGGAATCCACAGGAAAGGACCGTGAGACAGTCCTTGATATGGATATTCTCGAAGCCTATCCCGACAATCCAGACGACCCGGAGGCCAAGGGAACTCAGATCCTCCGCGGTTCAATCGAACGTGTGCTCAGCTCAAAGAAGACAGATGTGCTGCCCCCAGTTCGCTACGATCTCGCGAATCGTGAGGGTGAGTTCGAAGTCCGCTGGTTCCAGCCTCTCAATGCCCCGGCTTTCGATGACTCCGGTGAGATCGCCTATGTCCTCCACGGGGCTGTGGACATCACCGAACAGATGGAGAAGGCAGACTGA
- a CDS encoding ferredoxin, whose protein sequence is MGELYVDQTRCQGHARCYMLAPETFEIDEEEGYARVVEGREQSYTEEKVRKAIRNCPERAIKVRGADGKDEDIS, encoded by the coding sequence ATGGGTGAACTGTATGTCGACCAGACACGGTGCCAGGGCCACGCCCGCTGCTACATGTTGGCACCTGAGACGTTCGAAATCGACGAAGAAGAGGGCTACGCACGTGTCGTAGAAGGGCGAGAACAGTCCTATACGGAAGAAAAGGTGCGCAAGGCGATCCGCAACTGCCCCGAGCGGGCCATCAAGGTCCGAGGCGCGGACGGTAAGGATGAGGACATCTCATGA
- a CDS encoding helix-turn-helix domain-containing protein: protein MAETDADMMAFEAHRAGVLSKLIRLFSQGMEPTALAEEAVHLVAEATDARGVFVYLWDEDEERLILKVASKGRQSTAVDEVRLRLGEGIAGWAALHRQKVNIRSAPRDDPRFKYVAPVPEDEFHSMLAVPIADEGDSLRGVFALYSEAEDAFGVGESDIAVEVGCLLAVGLVHAETVSELSLQSQNARFLLDFPVGSTTSLVPALNYAASRIVDLCAVDFFAIDYMSKDDRTNLPVTFAARGENGGDHRVWSTHSRTSVQRVLEQHGAGLESTTVSLGMTSLRGVMTLYRRAPFRARDLNQVNAVAAQLSVILEAVDLTAVNSSQTMELFYGRSQMRATALLEDLRTQEPLWPIVLRFLEVPDNWDVGRRRLKELLTQAVGPRAVVLFDSISGVMLVESDLVAQSRDLKAKINEVLRQLSGEFESRVAVGIGPLVESRVKFRSEMEKAKKTLNWAVVANRRSQNPVACFDDIERVIALPTIWSELTDDVTSLCDSLEPLADYDGSHGTQLLKTLSTFSRCGGQVHHTASQLVVHRNTLRQRLQRIEQLLGRDMTTTTDWVSLAIAARVVESRLENG, encoded by the coding sequence ATGGCTGAGACTGATGCCGACATGATGGCATTCGAGGCGCATCGAGCGGGCGTCCTGTCCAAATTGATCCGTCTGTTCTCGCAGGGGATGGAACCCACCGCCCTCGCTGAAGAAGCAGTCCATCTTGTGGCTGAAGCTACCGATGCAAGAGGTGTCTTCGTCTACCTGTGGGACGAAGACGAGGAACGATTGATCCTCAAAGTAGCTTCCAAGGGGCGACAGAGCACTGCAGTAGATGAGGTGCGTCTGCGGCTTGGCGAAGGTATCGCGGGATGGGCTGCGCTTCATCGTCAGAAGGTGAACATCCGCTCGGCGCCGAGAGACGATCCCCGATTCAAATATGTTGCTCCGGTCCCGGAAGACGAATTTCACTCCATGTTGGCGGTGCCGATCGCTGACGAAGGTGATTCACTCCGAGGAGTCTTTGCGTTGTACTCCGAGGCAGAAGACGCGTTCGGAGTTGGAGAAAGCGATATCGCAGTTGAGGTGGGATGTCTATTGGCGGTGGGCCTGGTCCATGCCGAGACTGTTTCCGAACTCAGTCTGCAATCGCAGAACGCGCGTTTCCTTCTCGATTTTCCCGTCGGCTCAACCACATCGCTCGTTCCTGCGCTCAACTATGCTGCGTCGAGAATCGTCGACCTGTGTGCGGTGGATTTCTTTGCGATTGACTATATGAGCAAGGATGACCGGACCAACCTGCCGGTGACGTTCGCAGCTCGAGGCGAAAACGGCGGGGACCACAGAGTATGGTCCACTCACTCACGGACGTCGGTCCAGCGGGTATTGGAACAGCACGGAGCCGGGCTGGAAAGCACCACAGTATCCTTGGGGATGACCTCATTGAGAGGTGTGATGACGCTTTACCGGCGAGCACCGTTTCGTGCTCGGGACCTCAACCAGGTCAATGCAGTTGCTGCGCAGCTCAGCGTCATTCTGGAAGCAGTCGATCTCACGGCTGTGAATTCTTCCCAAACGATGGAACTCTTCTATGGGCGCAGTCAGATGCGTGCCACAGCGTTGCTTGAAGACCTGAGAACACAGGAACCCCTGTGGCCGATAGTCCTTCGATTCCTCGAAGTTCCTGACAACTGGGACGTGGGGAGGCGTCGGCTGAAGGAGCTGCTGACGCAGGCGGTGGGGCCTCGTGCGGTGGTTCTCTTCGATTCGATCTCCGGAGTGATGCTTGTCGAATCCGATCTGGTAGCCCAGTCGCGTGATCTGAAAGCAAAGATCAATGAGGTTCTCCGCCAGCTGAGTGGCGAATTCGAGTCCCGTGTGGCGGTCGGCATCGGCCCCCTGGTCGAGTCGCGGGTGAAGTTCCGTTCCGAGATGGAGAAGGCAAAGAAGACGCTCAACTGGGCCGTTGTAGCGAATCGGAGATCACAGAACCCCGTTGCGTGCTTCGATGACATCGAACGTGTCATCGCTTTGCCGACAATATGGTCGGAATTGACTGACGACGTCACTTCTCTATGCGATTCCTTGGAGCCTCTGGCTGACTATGACGGCAGTCACGGAACCCAACTGCTCAAGACCTTGAGCACGTTCTCACGATGTGGAGGGCAGGTGCATCACACGGCCTCGCAGCTCGTCGTTCATCGAAATACTCTTCGTCAGCGTCTCCAGCGTATCGAGCAGCTGTTGGGCCGCGATATGACGACGACAACCGACTGGGTATCCCTGGCCATCGCTGCCCGTGTCGTCGAGTCTCGACTCGAGAACGGATGA
- a CDS encoding sulfite reductase flavoprotein subunit alpha codes for MDETSATTSDLTILFGSETGNAEFLASQILDAAEKAGTSADLLSLDDWAQMETHKVERLLVVTSTYDNGHMPSNAGSFWAWLQRLEPDSLEGLPYAVLAIGDSMYEDFCKAAHDIDDQLMELGAMQVIETIDCDVDFEFTAAEWYPEALEALGEADAWEQGELTTDIRPEPTDDSEGDRVFTTRVSASRRLSGPGSSKSVTHYELSFDEDFEYQPGDSIAVFPENSEELVAEWMEAFDAAESETIEIGGEDKALRAALREDFELSLPLPGLVLALAQLRPENETAKDAVDVIQRGDRDILENWMWDRDVLDIIRELGCLDVPLKTVLAELRTIQHRAYSISSSPSQDANSVHITVSGVEYAAHGRTHSGVASAFLERMARTGEPFRTKLLEAHDFRLPHDDAPVIMIGPGVGVAPFRGFLRHREAAPAKGQNWLFFGDREREHDFLYQDEFEEWHGAGLLSQISLAFSRDQENKHYVHHEMVERADEIREWLDEGAYIFVCGDKNRMARDVDRALMDIIANGANAIYAGTEIAKLKAAGRYVKDVY; via the coding sequence GTGGACGAGACGTCAGCGACTACTTCCGACCTCACGATCCTCTTCGGCAGCGAGACAGGAAACGCAGAGTTTCTGGCCAGCCAGATCCTCGATGCGGCGGAAAAGGCCGGAACCAGCGCGGACCTTTTGAGTCTCGACGACTGGGCACAGATGGAGACCCACAAGGTCGAGCGACTCCTGGTCGTGACTTCCACGTACGACAATGGTCATATGCCGTCGAACGCTGGAAGCTTCTGGGCGTGGCTCCAACGACTCGAACCGGATTCGCTCGAGGGACTCCCCTATGCCGTACTGGCAATCGGAGACTCCATGTACGAGGACTTCTGCAAAGCAGCACATGACATCGACGACCAGCTCATGGAGCTCGGAGCCATGCAGGTCATCGAAACGATTGACTGCGACGTCGACTTCGAGTTCACAGCAGCGGAATGGTACCCCGAAGCACTTGAAGCACTCGGCGAAGCAGACGCCTGGGAACAGGGCGAACTCACGACCGACATTCGACCCGAGCCGACCGATGACTCCGAAGGCGACCGGGTCTTCACAACTCGCGTCAGTGCTTCGCGCCGACTCTCCGGCCCCGGCTCCAGTAAGAGTGTGACTCACTACGAGCTCAGCTTTGACGAAGACTTCGAGTATCAGCCCGGAGACTCGATCGCCGTGTTCCCCGAAAACTCAGAGGAACTTGTCGCCGAGTGGATGGAAGCTTTCGACGCCGCAGAGTCAGAGACCATTGAAATCGGTGGAGAGGACAAGGCGTTGAGGGCGGCCCTGCGCGAGGATTTCGAACTGTCCCTGCCGCTTCCCGGGCTGGTTCTCGCCCTGGCCCAGCTGCGTCCTGAGAATGAAACAGCGAAGGACGCAGTCGATGTCATTCAACGTGGTGACAGAGACATTCTGGAGAACTGGATGTGGGATCGAGACGTCCTCGACATCATCCGAGAACTCGGTTGCCTGGATGTCCCGCTGAAGACTGTGCTTGCTGAACTCCGCACGATTCAGCATCGGGCCTATTCGATCTCATCGAGTCCGTCCCAAGATGCGAATTCAGTGCATATCACGGTCTCCGGCGTGGAGTACGCTGCTCACGGTCGTACCCACTCCGGCGTCGCCAGCGCCTTCCTCGAACGCATGGCTCGAACCGGGGAGCCATTCCGGACCAAGCTGCTCGAAGCACACGATTTTCGACTGCCGCACGACGATGCTCCTGTGATCATGATCGGGCCCGGCGTCGGCGTCGCTCCGTTTCGAGGCTTCCTACGGCACCGTGAGGCCGCACCGGCGAAGGGACAGAACTGGCTGTTCTTCGGCGATCGTGAGAGAGAGCATGATTTTCTCTATCAAGATGAATTCGAAGAGTGGCACGGTGCAGGTCTTCTCAGCCAGATCAGTCTCGCGTTCTCACGAGATCAGGAGAACAAGCATTACGTCCACCACGAGATGGTCGAACGGGCGGACGAAATACGGGAATGGCTCGACGAAGGCGCGTACATCTTCGTCTGCGGTGACAAGAACCGTATGGCCCGCGACGTCGACCGGGCGCTCATGGACATCATCGCCAACGGTGCGAATGCGATCTATGCCGGCACCGAGATAGCCAAACTCAAGGCTGCTGGGCGGTACGTCAAAGACGTGTACTGA
- a CDS encoding gamma-glutamyl-gamma-aminobutyrate hydrolase family protein yields MDGVLMASPLIAVSAERSEQKSAFGPRDSTLQVMEYAEAIAVAGGRPALLPATERIPDDPLRGFDALVLTGGGDLSPEMYGMKPDSTSYGMSPIRDRFETALVAAAEARGIPILAICRGMQLINVLRGGQLHNHLDGHWQTVASDAFHHAVDVEPGSKLSQVVGATEIEVNSYHHQAISTLGKGLRVTARADDLIEAFEDPAKDILAVQWHPEHLARTSATHRALFEDIVERGISRNNTRGAISYV; encoded by the coding sequence ATGGACGGTGTACTGATGGCGTCCCCGCTCATCGCTGTCTCCGCCGAACGAAGCGAACAGAAATCCGCTTTCGGCCCTCGTGACTCAACCTTGCAGGTTATGGAATACGCCGAAGCGATTGCAGTCGCCGGCGGTCGCCCCGCACTTCTTCCCGCAACCGAGCGTATTCCTGATGATCCACTCAGGGGATTCGACGCCCTTGTCCTCACGGGAGGGGGCGACCTTTCACCAGAGATGTACGGGATGAAGCCCGACTCGACCAGCTATGGGATGAGTCCGATCCGGGATCGTTTCGAGACTGCCCTCGTCGCTGCGGCCGAAGCCCGTGGTATCCCGATATTGGCGATCTGCCGGGGAATGCAGCTCATCAATGTCCTCAGAGGAGGGCAGCTGCACAACCACCTCGACGGGCATTGGCAGACAGTGGCATCCGATGCATTTCATCACGCAGTCGATGTCGAGCCGGGCAGCAAACTGTCCCAGGTTGTGGGTGCGACAGAGATCGAAGTCAACAGCTACCACCATCAGGCGATCTCAACTCTCGGCAAGGGACTCCGCGTAACGGCTCGGGCCGACGATCTGATCGAAGCATTCGAGGACCCCGCGAAGGACATCCTGGCCGTGCAATGGCACCCCGAGCACCTTGCCCGCACTTCAGCCACCCATCGCGCTCTGTTCGAGGACATCGTGGAGCGCGGCATCAGCAGAAACAACACGAGAGGAGCAATCAGCTATGTCTGA
- a CDS encoding MBL fold metallo-hydrolase, which translates to MDTVKFTLVGGPTLIVDVGGSRIVTDPTFDAPQVYHHPIAGPVTKKAGPAFTPEELGEVDLVLASHEHIDNLDVSGRGFLTMVPLALTTSEAARAFGTNVEGMGDYDQRTCELRDGRALTITAVPAHHGPEGVWDALGPVIGFVLEAEGMPTIYISGDNSELDIVEDIANKFPAIDIAVLFVGGAKFDAIADGAYITLSNERALEAAEKLSASKVIPVHEDSWQHFSQNVNEIRAVFSAAGKSDVLVGLSPGESAEVQV; encoded by the coding sequence ATGGATACAGTGAAATTCACCCTCGTCGGGGGCCCGACCCTCATTGTCGATGTCGGCGGAAGCCGAATCGTCACAGATCCCACTTTCGACGCGCCACAGGTCTATCATCATCCCATCGCTGGTCCGGTGACAAAGAAGGCAGGCCCAGCGTTCACGCCGGAGGAACTGGGAGAAGTCGATCTGGTCCTGGCCTCGCATGAACACATCGACAATCTCGATGTCTCCGGCCGGGGCTTCCTCACCATGGTGCCACTCGCGTTGACGACGTCGGAAGCTGCCAGAGCCTTCGGAACCAATGTCGAGGGAATGGGCGACTACGACCAAAGAACTTGCGAACTTCGTGACGGACGCGCCCTCACCATCACCGCTGTCCCCGCACACCACGGTCCGGAAGGAGTGTGGGACGCATTGGGGCCGGTGATCGGCTTCGTCCTCGAAGCGGAGGGGATGCCGACGATCTACATCAGCGGCGACAATTCGGAACTCGACATCGTCGAGGACATCGCGAACAAGTTCCCCGCAATCGATATCGCTGTTCTCTTCGTCGGCGGAGCGAAATTCGACGCGATCGCAGACGGGGCTTACATCACCTTGAGCAACGAGCGAGCTCTCGAAGCCGCAGAAAAGCTCAGCGCCTCGAAGGTCATCCCGGTCCACGAAGACTCCTGGCAGCACTTCAGTCAGAATGTCAACGAAATCAGGGCCGTCTTCTCGGCTGCAGGCAAGTCAGATGTGCTTGTCGGACTCTCGCCCGGCGAGTCGGCAGAGGTACAGGTCTGA
- a CDS encoding NAD(P)/FAD-dependent oxidoreductase, translated as MSDGIVIVGASVAATAFLERARECSYSGTVTVIDHDLDAPYDRPPLSKAYLDDGEVESISVDWDDFSVRFIRAEATGVDLIAREVEAREVGDGATLRVPFDNLVIASGAQPARLPFEPQGTVVLRSAADARALRGCVGEGNTVTIIGAGAIGVELASSLSRNGVKVTVLDRASGPLERLLGGHLKEEITTWLIEAGVVPRWDVGIESVRETDNGWEVALDDGEVISSDIVISAVGARPAVGWLTESGLLSDGMLIVDELGAVVTDGQAQRGVYAIGDVATRFDESGRPSRTESWSAAREQGIGLANHLFDSEAEPTGASYFWTEVAGRKVQVVGQVSPTGVVALDSTNPDRNRALYRVSDASTDDSWIGVNAQPQIARLLMASMTAPQSDTLS; from the coding sequence ATGAGTGACGGGATCGTCATTGTCGGGGCTTCAGTTGCGGCCACTGCGTTCCTTGAGCGGGCTCGGGAGTGCAGCTACAGCGGAACCGTGACTGTCATCGATCACGACCTCGACGCGCCTTATGACCGTCCACCATTGTCAAAGGCCTATCTTGATGATGGAGAGGTCGAGTCGATCTCTGTTGATTGGGACGACTTCAGTGTCCGGTTCATCAGAGCCGAGGCCACTGGAGTCGATCTCATCGCACGCGAGGTCGAAGCCCGCGAGGTCGGAGATGGAGCAACGCTGCGTGTTCCGTTCGACAACCTCGTCATTGCAAGTGGCGCGCAGCCAGCACGGCTGCCGTTCGAACCGCAGGGCACAGTCGTGCTCAGGAGTGCTGCTGATGCACGGGCACTGCGCGGCTGTGTGGGCGAAGGAAATACCGTCACCATCATCGGTGCTGGAGCCATCGGAGTCGAACTTGCGTCATCTCTGTCCCGCAACGGAGTCAAAGTCACAGTGCTCGACCGGGCTTCGGGCCCGCTCGAGAGACTTCTCGGAGGACACCTCAAAGAGGAGATCACGACTTGGCTCATCGAAGCCGGAGTGGTCCCGAGGTGGGATGTCGGCATCGAATCCGTTCGTGAAACCGACAATGGTTGGGAGGTCGCTCTCGACGACGGCGAAGTGATCAGCTCTGACATCGTCATCAGCGCCGTCGGTGCGCGACCGGCAGTCGGTTGGCTGACCGAGAGCGGACTGCTCAGTGACGGGATGCTGATCGTCGACGAGCTCGGTGCCGTAGTAACGGACGGACAGGCACAACGCGGCGTATACGCCATCGGCGATGTTGCCACGAGATTCGACGAATCCGGTCGTCCATCCCGCACCGAGAGCTGGAGTGCAGCACGCGAGCAGGGAATCGGGCTCGCCAACCACCTATTCGACTCGGAGGCTGAACCCACCGGCGCCTCGTACTTCTGGACCGAAGTCGCCGGCAGAAAGGTCCAGGTCGTCGGTCAGGTGAGTCCAACAGGCGTTGTCGCACTGGATTCGACTAATCCCGACCGCAACAGAGCCCTGTACCGCGTTTCTGATGCCAGCACAGATGACAGTTGGATCGGCGTCAATGCCCAACCGCAGATCGCTCGACTGCTGATGGCGTCGATGACCGCTCCCCAATCGGACACCCTCTCATGA
- a CDS encoding aldehyde dehydrogenase family protein yields MPVNTFAVTNPATEEHLDDVRIFTPDEVTEAVVRAKDAQRTWAKLTLAARQSALYAMAEAVGEHVEELAQLESRDVGKPISSARAEAQSVAEVFRYYAGAIDKLSGDSIPLDGGMTITIHEPVGVVAVVTPWNFPLPIASWNVAPALAAGNSVVLKPASLTPLSSLRLGRIIEEVSPVPGLLQVVTGGGGTVGEALLNHPQVDKISFTGSTEVGRSVLNASAHDIKRVTLELGGKSANIVFADADISQAARSAPGAVFDNTGQDCCARSRILVQRDVLDEFLEEFIAATKALQVGDPADENTDLGPLVSSSHRDAVAKFLDDDGVEFIYQGDAPKGPGNWLAPHIGIDHTADSRCSREEIFGPIAVVIPFDTEDDAVRLANDTIYGLSGSIWTGDLGRAMRVARAVDSGTLAVNSNSSVRVQTPFGGFKQSGLGRELGMNGLRGYTELKSVFLSSE; encoded by the coding sequence ATGCCAGTCAACACATTTGCCGTAACCAACCCAGCCACTGAGGAACACCTCGACGACGTCAGGATCTTCACACCTGATGAAGTCACCGAGGCTGTCGTTCGGGCAAAAGATGCACAGAGGACATGGGCGAAACTGACGCTGGCTGCCCGACAGTCGGCGCTGTACGCAATGGCCGAAGCTGTGGGCGAGCACGTCGAAGAACTTGCCCAGCTCGAATCTCGCGACGTCGGCAAGCCCATCAGCTCCGCACGCGCGGAGGCACAGAGCGTTGCCGAGGTGTTCCGCTACTACGCAGGCGCCATCGACAAGCTCTCGGGCGACTCGATACCCCTCGACGGAGGGATGACGATCACCATCCACGAGCCTGTCGGCGTCGTGGCGGTAGTCACTCCTTGGAACTTCCCGCTGCCGATCGCGTCGTGGAACGTCGCCCCAGCGCTGGCCGCCGGCAACTCCGTCGTGCTGAAACCGGCAAGTCTCACCCCGCTGTCGAGCCTGCGTTTGGGCCGAATCATCGAAGAGGTCTCACCCGTTCCCGGACTGCTTCAAGTAGTGACCGGTGGCGGAGGCACCGTCGGTGAAGCCCTTCTCAATCATCCACAGGTGGACAAGATCAGCTTCACCGGCTCCACAGAAGTCGGCCGATCAGTGCTCAATGCAAGTGCTCACGACATCAAACGTGTCACTCTCGAACTCGGCGGAAAGTCAGCCAATATCGTCTTCGCCGACGCAGATATCTCCCAGGCCGCTCGATCGGCTCCCGGCGCGGTCTTCGACAACACCGGGCAGGACTGCTGTGCCCGCAGCCGGATTCTCGTCCAAAGGGACGTGCTCGACGAGTTCCTCGAGGAATTCATAGCCGCGACCAAGGCGCTGCAGGTCGGCGATCCGGCCGACGAAAATACTGATCTCGGCCCTCTCGTCTCGTCTTCCCACAGGGACGCTGTAGCGAAATTCCTCGACGACGACGGCGTTGAGTTCATCTACCAAGGGGATGCACCTAAGGGGCCGGGAAACTGGCTTGCTCCGCACATCGGCATCGACCACACGGCGGACAGCCGCTGCAGCCGTGAGGAGATCTTCGGGCCTATTGCAGTCGTCATTCCGTTCGACACCGAAGATGACGCCGTACGCTTGGCCAACGACACCATCTACGGCCTCAGCGGATCGATCTGGACGGGAGATCTGGGACGAGCCATGCGAGTCGCACGCGCGGTCGATTCCGGCACTCTCGCGGTCAACTCCAACTCCTCCGTGAGGGTTCAAACCCCGTTCGGCGGGTTCAAACAGTCAGGTCTCGGCCGCGAACTGGGCATGAACGGGCTGCGTGGATACACCGAACTCAAGTCAGTCTTCCTCAGTTCGGAGTGA
- a CDS encoding SDR family oxidoreductase, with protein sequence MTNRLENRFAAVTGAASGNGRAIAEKLLQEGAKVAAIDLNKDALDKVFGDHDDVLRIEANVTDEASLHDGFGIVKREFGRLDALVNNAGIVKFGTFENLSKDEWDQVFAVNSTGPFLVSREARELLNVDQGDHTRSIVNITSVEAHIVISSSGHPQIHYNASKGALLQLTRALAVEGAATGIRVNAVAPGYIETPFTAEALKDDSVKNWLLERTPLGRIGKPEDVANGVAFLSSEEASWITGTTLFIDGGWTVY encoded by the coding sequence ATGACCAATCGACTCGAAAACCGCTTCGCAGCTGTCACCGGCGCAGCATCCGGCAATGGACGTGCAATCGCTGAGAAGCTGCTGCAAGAAGGCGCGAAGGTCGCAGCAATCGACCTCAACAAGGACGCACTCGACAAGGTCTTCGGTGACCATGATGATGTGCTTCGCATAGAAGCCAACGTCACCGACGAAGCTTCGCTCCACGACGGGTTCGGCATCGTGAAGCGAGAATTCGGTCGACTCGATGCTCTGGTGAACAATGCCGGAATCGTGAAGTTCGGCACCTTCGAGAACTTGTCGAAGGACGAATGGGACCAAGTGTTCGCTGTCAACTCCACTGGGCCCTTCCTCGTGTCACGAGAAGCGAGGGAACTGCTCAACGTCGACCAGGGTGATCACACCAGGTCAATCGTCAACATCACCTCCGTGGAGGCCCACATCGTCATCTCGAGCAGCGGGCATCCGCAGATCCACTACAACGCTTCCAAGGGAGCACTGCTGCAGCTCACTCGAGCGCTCGCAGTCGAAGGTGCAGCAACAGGTATCCGTGTCAATGCCGTCGCGCCCGGGTACATCGAAACGCCATTCACCGCCGAGGCACTCAAAGACGACTCGGTCAAGAACTGGCTGCTCGAACGCACGCCTCTCGGCCGGATCGGAAAACCCGAAGACGTTGCCAACGGTGTTGCATTCCTGTCCTCGGAGGAAGCAAGTTGGATCACTGGCACAACGCTCTTCATCGATGGCGGATGGACGGTGTACTGA